In the Acidobacteriota bacterium genome, CCGGTATGCAGCCATCCTTGTGTTCTTCGTATTCGTCGCCGGCAGCATGTTATGAACGAGCGTGCGACGCCGTTCGCTGGACGTGGACTCGTGCTCTTGCTCGACCCCGACCGTTCGACCGCGACGAGCGCCGAGGCGGCAATCCGCCTCGCCGCCGACAACGGTTTCAAGGCCGTGTGGGTAGGAGGAACCTTTCTTCATCGCTCGAACGGCTCGGACATCGCGCGAGTCGCGGTCGCCGTAGGACAGGACTGCGGCTTCCCAGTATTCGCCATCCTCGGATTGTCAGCGGCGGATGCGACGCTTGCGCCTGGGTTGTCCGGAGTCCTCTTGCCGCTCATCGGCACCCTCTCGGCTGCTGGGGAGCTAGTCGGACAGGCATATCGATCTACACCCGCTCTCAAGGCATTGGGCGCTCCTGTGTTCCCAATGGCCTACCTCTGTGTTGATGGCGGCCGAATCACGTCGGCGAGTCACGGACTGCAAGGTGTCCCTCTGCCTCGTGACAAGCCAGAGATCGCTGCCACATTGGCATTGTGCGGGCAGTTAACCGGCGCTGCGTGCATCTATCTCGACGCTGGCAGTGGTGCGCCGGATGCCGTTCCCGCTGACCTTATCGCCGCGACCCGAGCGGTCGTGAGCGTTCCTCTCGTCGTCGGTGGCGGCATTCGCCGCCCCCACGATGCGGAGGCCGCATTCGCAGCCGGCGCCGATGTCGTCGTCGTCGGTTCTGTATTCGAAGCAACTAGCTCACACGCGGAGTTCGAGTCATTCGGCGCCATCGTTAGGGGAGAACAGAGCCATGGGTGAGACACTGGCGGTACCGGGCGCCCAGCAGCCCAAGAGAATCCGCGTGGCTTGGAGTCTCTTCGACTTCTGCAACTCCTTCGTAATCATCAATGGGTCTCTGTACATCTCGCAGTGGGTCACCGAGCATGGTGTGCGCGAGTTCTGGTACGGATTCAGCTTTGCGATTTCCACCGTGGCTCTGCTGTTGACCGCGCCGCTCATCGGATGGATCGTGGACCGAACGGCCCATCGAGTCAGTTGGCTCCGAGGGCAGACGGTACTCATCGCGCTATGCGCCGTCCTAATTCCCGTCATGGTGCTGCGCCTCGGCGACGGGCTGACCACCGCTGTGGTTGTACTTATTCTGTTTTCCTTCTTGAACTTTTTCTATCAAACGAGTCTGATTTTCTACGACTCGATGCTGCCGCGGTTAGTTACCGGTCGCCTGACTTCAGTGATGTCGGGCATCGGTGAAGGCCTCGGACACTTCGGATCGATTGTCGGGATATTCCTCGTGCTTCCTCTCGTCAGCACAGGAATTCCACCGCTGCTGCCTCCAGGCGGCATCTATGCCCTGGCACCCGCAGGGTTGCTGTCTGGCATCTGCGTCCTCGGCATTTTGAGCTTCCTCCACGATCGCGAGGTCTCGTCACCGGTCTCCGGAATCACGGTTCGGCAACGCTATCGTGACTCCAGGGACCAACTGGTCGATTCCACGCGCGACCGAACTGTTCGCCGATTCCTGTTGGCGTTCTATCTCTACGGCGACGCGATTCTCTCGGTGCAGCTGTTTATTCCCATCTATCTTCGCGAGGTCTGGTCGCTGTCGAGTGACAAGGTCGCGCTGACAGTGCTCGTCGCGCTAGTCACCGCGGGCATCGGCGCCATGGCATCCGGCGCGCTCGCCGTCCGCTACGGCATCCGCCGACTCCTCGTCCTCGTACTCTGGGGGTGGTGCGTCGGTTTGGTAGGCATCGCCCTCTCGCCATCGTTCGGTATGTTCTTGGCTTTCTTCGCGCCGTGCGGGTTGCTATTTGGCGCGGCGTGGGCCCTTTCCCGTGCGTTCCTGGCGGTCGCAGGAAAGGACGATCGCATGGGCCTCTACTTCGGCCTGTATTCCGTCGCGCAACGTTTCTCGGCAATACTTGGCCCGCTCATCTGGGGCGCGGTCGTCTGGGCGTTAGGCGACTACGGGCACTGGGCGCATCGAAGCGCCATGCTCGCGATGGCTGTACTACTCGTTGCCGGTACTTTGGTAGCTCGAGGCCTGCCGGAGCCTGAGAGCGCTCGAGCGGGTGAGACTCTCAACTGATCATCGCCGCCAGGGACGCCGAGTGGCGGTGGGCCAACTTGATCTGCCCACTCCTGAAACGTCGCGACCGCCCCTGAGCTATTCGAGGTCAGGACCAGGCGATTCGGCCGTTTCCGGCGCTCCGCATGAGACCGCCCGGCAGCCGTCGAGATCGCTGAAGGCATTGCTGGCCTTCGGACCTTCCGTCACAACGACGATGTCGGCGGTGCCGCTCTCAATGGCGTGAACGATGCCAACCGCCAATTGGACATCCGAGGGGCCTACGATGCAGTCTTCGACGGCGAGATGGTCAGACCACTCGACCGGTGGCTTCAATTGGAAGGTTTGAGGGTAAACACACAGTACGGTTTGCGTTTGGTGGGCCGCTTCCATGCAACCTTTACGCCTTTCAGCGGCTCACGGAGACCGGCACAGACAAAAGCCGAGCCAGAAGGAGTGAATGCGTTGACAAGGAACGTCGCCGTCCGATAGTCGCTCGCGACTGCCATCGCATGCTCGAATTTGGCGCCGCTATCGGGCGACATCGATAACACGAACAGATGATCGACGCCCATCGACACGACCTCCTTAGTGAGGCCCACGTCGATGAAATCGCGGCAGATCATTGTTGCGATCCTCCCGGCATCGGTATCCAGAACGTGCGCGGACGAAGTCGAACCGTCGATGTCTTCGACGTATTGAAGCCCGTCGACGCCGGGGAATTCAAAAGCTGTTCGCTTCACCGCCGATACGGCGCCGCAAACGGGATCGATGAGCAGGTCGTTCTTGTCGATTATCCCGCCAACGCGGATCGCCGCGCGGTTGACCACTCCATCGGCGTGCTCGACGTGGTATGAGCCAGGAAACAGTATCCAGGCCGCATTCCGCCGAGTCGCGACTGCCGCGTTGATCGTATGGTGGGCCTCAGGCGCCAACACGAGTTCCGGCGCGGCCACGATGTGGACTGTGCCAATTGCGTCGCGCGCGCCATTGACATAGGCGGCGATTCGATCTGCGAGTGACCGCTGTTCGGCCTGGTGCTCTTGAGGAAGGTCCTTCCAAAGCTTGAAGCGGAACCCAATCTTACTTGAACCGAATCCGCTCATGATCAGGGCCGGGCTATTCATCGGCGGCGCGACCGTCGGCCATAGAGCAACCGTGATCATGCGCGGATTCCCACCTCCGATCGTGCTGTAGTCAACGCGGCTAAAGCTCGTGGTCAGGCCCATTAGAACCCTAAAGGTCGATGGCGGATCCTGCAGATCGACAGGAAATTTCCCAACGACTTTTGGATGTCGTCCCCAGAACTGTCGTCGGGGGCGCACGAGAACGATTGCGCCGGGCCTGTGCTTGCGGAGAGTGCGATTCGCTGCGTTCACCGCATCGGCAGTGGCTCTTTGGCAGATGCGGTCGCCTCGCTGGTCATCGTTGGACCAGAGGAGACCAAGGTCACGATCAAGCCCATACGCCAACGATGCTACCGTTGCGTCGAATGGCGCCGCCAGTCTGTCGTGAATGACGTCGGCGAACGCCGTCGCGTGGAGGGAGTCGCGGGTTCGCAGCAAGGTTCCGAGTTCTCGCGGGGCCCATGCATTCCTGCGCGCCTCCTCAATGGCTCTGGCAGATCCCGGGAAGAAGCGCTGTTCCTCCAGGCGGCAATACAAGAGACGGAAGGCGACAAGAACGAGCGCTTCGATCTCCGTCTGTAGCGCGGGCCAGGTGCGCCGCCAAATGCCAGCAAGATCGGTGACCAAGGCGCTAGTCTCGTTCACGCCGAATCATTGTTCGCGCCTCGGCCCTCATGCCGGCGCGCACACTTCGTCGATATGGAACGACTCATATGCGCCGACGGCGTCGCACTCTCGAAGAAGCGTCGCATCATATCCAGACATCACCCGCTGCGATACCACAGGGCCTTGCCGATCCGTGAATGCGGACCAGTAAGCAATTCGCGCCGTCGGCTCTGCAGCGGCCAGTACGCCACTGTACGTCGTATCGAGAGACGCTCGGTCGACGTAGTCGAAGACGTTCGAAAGGTTGAACCCACTGAATAAGCCAAGTGCACGGGCATCGGCGAGATCACTGTGATGAATGGAAATCCGCCCAATCCTCGACTGAATCGCATGGTGATGTTCAGGCCGGAGGTACCGAGGCAAGGCGCCATCGCTGAAATTTCCGGTCAAAAAGTATGTGAGATAGGGACTCTCGCGCCACGGGGCGACCGTGAGACCATGCCTGAGCCGGCGGCGCATGGCGCTAACGACATCGGCCGACGCACGTTCGAGGTACGGTCGCCGACGGTCGAACATCGATATCGTCCGTGGAGCAAAGGCGACAGCCGTCAGTGCTCTCCAGACGTGACCGTCGCACTGTTCGTCGAACATGCTGCGCCGTTCGTCCGCCCCTTTCACATCGGTGAGCTGCTCAATGGCGGCACGCGTACCCCGTGGAAGCAGGTGGCGAAACCAGCGCATGTACCGCTCGAATCGACCACAGTGAATCACTCCATCACGGATGGCATTTGGCGCACTGTCCCACAAATCGCGGCACCCTTGCGACAGACCTGTACGGAGTTCGCGGTAGACCGTCGCTCGACCGCCGCTTTCTCGCACGCCGAGGAACTCAAGCAAACCATTGTGGTCGAGCACCTCGAATGCTCGCAAGCGCAACTTCAAGCGCGTTGAGCTGCGCTTGGTCGACGTCGATCACGACCACCTCGCTAGGATCAAGAGTGAGTAGTGCGAGGGCGTTGTCGCCAGCTGAAGAAATGGACAGCAGTCTCCGCTCCTTGGCCACAGGTTCGAGAGCGGAGCAAAGCACGTCGGCATCTTCCCAGACGCAACTGTAGCGAAGTAAAGCCCGCGTTTTTCTCATTGTTCAATCCAAGGACGCCAGCGCGCTCAACACAATACCCTTGTGCGCCGTATATGTCTCCAAAAACGTCTCGCCGAGTTGCGTGGAGAATTGTTCGAGAGATCGAACGTTGCCGTCTTCGAGGTACATGGCAACTGCGTACGCCGCCATTTCGCCACTGAGAAATGCCGCTGTTATTCCCTCACCCGTCATGGGATTGACGAGTCCCGCACAGTCACCACAACTTACTATCCCAGCGGGATGGTGCCATTTGCGTCCCTGTCCGCTCCAAAGAGGCAACACACCCCCCGCGAGCTTAGTCAGACCAAACCCTCCGGCGAGCGATCTGAGGCTGGCCATACTGGAGGCTTTGGATTTGTCGAGCGGATGTCCAAGCCGACAGGCTCCGACGTTTGCGCTCGTGCCGCCAGGGAACATCCAGCGGTATTCTCCCGTTGGACTAGACGTCAACTCGACCAACAGACCGCTCCGTCGTTCTGCGCCGTGAACGTACCCGCGAAACGCCACGCCGTGCGT is a window encoding:
- a CDS encoding DUF3419 family protein, whose protein sequence is MRAFEVLDHNGLLEFLGVRESGGRATVYRELRTGLSQGCRDLWDSAPNAIRDGVIHCGRFERYMRWFRHLLPRGTRAAIEQLTDVKGADERRSMFDEQCDGHVWRALTAVAFAPRTISMFDRRRPYLERASADVVSAMRRRLRHGLTVAPWRESPYLTYFLTGNFSDGALPRYLRPEHHHAIQSRIGRISIHHSDLADARALGLFSGFNLSNVFDYVDRASLDTTYSGVLAAAEPTARIAYWSAFTDRQGPVVSQRVMSGYDATLLRECDAVGAYESFHIDEVCAPA
- a CDS encoding DUF3419 family protein, giving the protein MRKTRALLRYSCVWEDADVLCSALEPVAKERRLLSISSAGDNALALLTLDPSEVVVIDVDQAQLNALEVALASIRGARPQWFA
- a CDS encoding NAD(P)/FAD-dependent oxidoreductase, encoding MSARVAIIGAGPAGCSAALRCGELGVPVVLFESGERYRDKPCGDALIESAIWHAQRFGLVRDRLQALGGRPFHEIQFGRIESASPRRSWPCAGGWVISRATFDQALRDAVSRTSEVRYGESVAEVSPDGAGVNVRVSRSNGVGEHFRAAILATGAASRLTKNLGMDGTPTHGVAFRGYVHGAERRSGLLVELTSSPTGEYRWMFPGGTSANVGACRLGHPLDKSKASSMASLRSLAGGFGLTKLAGGVLPLWSGQGRKWHHPAGIVSCGDCAGLVNPMTGEGITAAFLSGEMAAYAVAMYLEDGNVRSLEQFSTQLGETFLETYTAHKGIVLSALASLD
- a CDS encoding MFS transporter, whose protein sequence is MGETLAVPGAQQPKRIRVAWSLFDFCNSFVIINGSLYISQWVTEHGVREFWYGFSFAISTVALLLTAPLIGWIVDRTAHRVSWLRGQTVLIALCAVLIPVMVLRLGDGLTTAVVVLILFSFLNFFYQTSLIFYDSMLPRLVTGRLTSVMSGIGEGLGHFGSIVGIFLVLPLVSTGIPPLLPPGGIYALAPAGLLSGICVLGILSFLHDREVSSPVSGITVRQRYRDSRDQLVDSTRDRTVRRFLLAFYLYGDAILSVQLFIPIYLREVWSLSSDKVALTVLVALVTAGIGAMASGALAVRYGIRRLLVLVLWGWCVGLVGIALSPSFGMFLAFFAPCGLLFGAAWALSRAFLAVAGKDDRMGLYFGLYSVAQRFSAILGPLIWGAVVWALGDYGHWAHRSAMLAMAVLLVAGTLVARGLPEPESARAGETLN